In Eupeodes corollae chromosome 3, idEupCoro1.1, whole genome shotgun sequence, a single genomic region encodes these proteins:
- the LOC129950880 gene encoding exosome complex component RRP42, whose translation MANIALSEAEKTFILHGVEEDFRCDGRSRCDYRPMELETDVVSNASGSARLRLANTDVLVGVKTEIDVPSFRTPDKGKIEFFVDCSANATPEFEGRGGEDLALELAFTLANSYESSLAFDLKSLCILPGQQCWKLYVDILILECGGNLFDAVSLAAKAALNNTKIPRVTAALMDAGQADLIISDDPYDCTRIDTDCVPIVVTVCKIGDSCIVDPSAEEEECSSASVVVGVSRRDGKSYISNIHTVGNGSLHKDTMFNCIQLGLSAAESLNDELMKALKLEEQRCGSGRKEVVGFLR comes from the exons atggCTAATATTGCTTTAAGCGAAGCTGAAAAAACATTTATTCTTCATGGTGTTGAA GAGGATTTCCGTTGTGATGGTCGTTCGAGATGTGACTATCGTCCGATGGAACTTGAAACCGACGTGGTTAGCAATGCGAGTGGTTCAGCGCGCCTTAGATTAGCCAATACAGATGTCTTGGTTGGCGTTAAAACAGAAATTGATGTTCCATCATTTCGTACTCCTGACaaaggaaaaattgaattttttgttgactG CTCAGCAAATGCAACTCCTGAATTCGAAGGACGTGGTGGAGAAGATCTGGCACTTGAGTTGGCATTTACACTTGCCAATTCCTACGAATCGTCTCTAGCTTTCGATCTGAAATCCCTTTGCATTCTTCCAGGGCAACAATGCTGGAAACTTTATGTTGACATTTTG ATTTTAGAATGTGGAGGCAATCTGTTCGATGCTGTTTCCTTAGCCGCAAAAGCTGctcttaacaatacaaaaatacccCGAGTGACAGCAGCTCTAATGGATGCAGGTCAAGCTGATTTGATTATATCCGACGATCCTTACGATTGCACCCGGATTGACACCGATTGCGTTCCGATAGTCGTAACCGTTTGTAAGATTGGTGATTCCTGCATAGTGGATCCATCGGCCGAAGAGGAAGAATGTAGTTCGGCTAGTGTAGTTGTTGGAGTTTCGAGACGTGATGGAAAAA GTTACATTTCTAATATTCACACAGTTGGTAATGGTTCTTTACATAAGGATACTATGTTCAATTGTATCCAACTTGGTCTTTCTGCTGCTGAATCTTTAAATGACGAACTTATGAAGGCACTTAAATTGGAGGAGCAAAGATGTGGCAGTGGAAGGAAAGAAGTTGTcggttttttaagataa